One segment of Nocardioides sp. QY071 DNA contains the following:
- a CDS encoding LuxR family transcriptional regulator codes for MTPGPPLVPTRRRALDGLAGTEARLVLVTAPAGGGLSTFLRAYADTANAVHRLLGLSWEDAPGSALGGVVPGAGDLVVLEDAHHADPSSVQALVSAARAANGPRVVVGWQVPGGADPAQDLLFDGVRAAADQVLPLAALTGEDVAALAEQRGVVLPASQVDRLLRHTGGRVRHVVELLDDVPASDWTAPWFALPAPATASRAVRAALGALDDAGRSLVQAVAVLETADRHARAVPVEDAGAVAGLDGITAAMGDALRGGLLLSLDEHDAWTRLPDPVVRRAVLDDLGPVRRSELHERAADVVADPAVALRHRWFAHPRPDDDLADRLDALAGERAGQGAWSAAADLLVLAAQASADREARGDRLVRGVDALVGAGEVPHASRYLPELESLRETPLRNAVLGYLAVVRGRPAEAESRLGRAWELVNPRREAGTASLVAQRYVLHHLARCRPRELVTWADRAMELVDPAAPTAVEAAAVRGLGVAPTEGIDVALDGYRALMERVPEGPVAQRVTMASGWLHLAADDPDRAREELESAVPTDFLGGSLRISLWARGWLARVQFQAGDWDEAMRTSTAGLEVAQRSGMSLLVPLLAWTRTQVLALRGDWDAAEQSLRTGDAASRDYELMRVPAALARAAYSEARADYPSVVRALAPLTQPWARDWVEQPGYWPWADVHANALVLVGRQDEADAFLTRHEEVAREHGHASATARLAYARGRWYGVRGDLDAARACFQEAIALLEPLPLRYDRARVHFAFGQTLRRAGRRAEADAVITTARDAYLALGAATYVARCDRELAAGGVNVVRGHREFDDLTPQEEAVAGLVAQGRSNKEVAAELFLSVKTVQFHLTRVYAKLGVRSRAELAARRSR; via the coding sequence GTGACCCCCGGCCCGCCCCTGGTGCCGACCCGGCGTCGAGCGCTCGACGGCCTGGCCGGCACCGAGGCACGACTGGTGCTCGTCACGGCGCCGGCGGGAGGCGGGCTGAGCACCTTCCTGCGGGCGTACGCCGACACGGCGAACGCGGTCCACCGGCTGCTCGGGCTGTCGTGGGAGGACGCGCCGGGATCGGCTCTCGGCGGTGTCGTGCCCGGCGCGGGGGACCTGGTGGTGCTGGAGGACGCGCACCACGCCGACCCCTCCTCCGTGCAGGCACTGGTCAGCGCTGCCCGGGCCGCGAACGGCCCGCGGGTGGTGGTCGGCTGGCAGGTGCCCGGTGGCGCGGATCCCGCGCAGGACCTGCTCTTCGACGGCGTCCGTGCGGCCGCCGACCAGGTGCTGCCGCTCGCCGCGCTCACCGGTGAGGACGTCGCGGCCCTCGCCGAGCAGCGAGGCGTGGTGCTGCCCGCGAGCCAGGTCGACCGGCTGCTGCGGCACACCGGCGGCCGGGTCCGGCACGTGGTCGAGCTGCTGGACGACGTACCCGCGAGCGACTGGACCGCGCCGTGGTTCGCGCTGCCCGCCCCGGCCACCGCCTCCCGCGCGGTGCGGGCCGCGCTGGGTGCGCTCGACGATGCGGGCCGCTCGCTCGTGCAGGCCGTCGCGGTGCTGGAGACCGCCGACCGCCACGCCCGGGCGGTCCCTGTCGAGGACGCCGGCGCGGTCGCCGGGCTCGACGGCATCACGGCGGCGATGGGCGATGCCCTGCGCGGCGGGCTGCTGCTCAGCCTCGACGAGCACGACGCCTGGACCCGGCTGCCCGATCCCGTCGTACGCCGGGCGGTGCTCGACGACCTCGGCCCGGTCCGTCGCTCCGAGCTGCACGAGCGCGCTGCGGACGTCGTCGCCGACCCGGCCGTCGCACTGCGGCACCGCTGGTTCGCGCACCCGCGTCCCGACGACGACCTCGCCGACCGACTCGACGCGCTCGCCGGGGAGCGGGCCGGCCAGGGCGCGTGGAGCGCCGCGGCCGACCTGCTGGTCCTCGCGGCGCAGGCGAGCGCGGACCGCGAGGCCCGGGGCGACCGCCTGGTCCGCGGGGTCGACGCCCTCGTCGGCGCAGGGGAGGTGCCGCACGCCTCGCGCTACCTGCCCGAGCTCGAGTCGCTGCGCGAGACCCCGCTGCGCAACGCGGTCCTCGGCTACCTGGCCGTCGTCCGCGGCCGGCCCGCCGAGGCGGAGAGCCGGCTGGGCCGGGCGTGGGAGCTGGTCAACCCGCGGCGCGAGGCGGGCACGGCGTCCCTCGTCGCGCAGCGCTACGTGCTGCACCACCTCGCCCGCTGCCGGCCCCGCGAGCTGGTCACCTGGGCGGACCGCGCGATGGAGCTGGTCGACCCGGCTGCGCCGACCGCCGTCGAGGCCGCCGCGGTCCGCGGGCTCGGGGTCGCGCCGACCGAGGGGATCGACGTGGCGCTCGACGGCTACCGCGCGCTGATGGAGCGGGTGCCCGAGGGACCGGTCGCGCAGCGGGTCACGATGGCGTCCGGCTGGCTGCACCTCGCCGCCGACGACCCCGACCGGGCGCGCGAGGAGCTCGAGAGCGCCGTACCCACGGACTTCCTGGGCGGTTCGCTGCGGATCTCGCTGTGGGCGCGGGGCTGGCTGGCGCGCGTGCAGTTCCAGGCCGGCGACTGGGACGAGGCGATGCGTACGTCGACCGCCGGGCTCGAGGTCGCGCAGCGCTCCGGGATGAGCCTGCTGGTGCCGCTGCTCGCCTGGACCCGCACCCAGGTGCTCGCCCTGCGCGGGGACTGGGACGCCGCCGAGCAGTCGCTGCGCACCGGTGACGCCGCGAGCCGCGACTACGAGCTGATGCGGGTGCCGGCGGCACTGGCCCGGGCGGCGTACAGCGAGGCACGCGCTGACTATCCGTCCGTTGTCCGCGCCCTCGCGCCGCTCACCCAGCCGTGGGCGCGGGACTGGGTCGAGCAGCCCGGCTACTGGCCGTGGGCCGACGTGCACGCCAACGCCCTCGTCCTGGTCGGCCGGCAGGACGAGGCCGACGCCTTCCTGACCCGGCACGAGGAGGTCGCCCGGGAGCACGGCCACGCCTCCGCGACCGCCCGCCTCGCCTACGCCCGCGGCCGCTGGTACGGCGTGCGCGGCGACCTCGACGCCGCCCGCGCCTGTTTCCAGGAGGCGATCGCGCTGCTCGAGCCGCTGCCACTGCGCTACGACCGGGCCCGCGTCCACTTCGCCTTCGGCCAGACCCTGCGCCGCGCCGGCCGCCGGGCCGAGGCGGACGCCGTGATCACCACCGCCCGCGACGCCTATCTCGCGCTCGGTGCCGCGACGTACGTCGCGCGCTGCGACCGCGAGCTGGCCGCCGGCGGAGTCAACGTGGTCCGCGGTCACCGCGAGTTCGACGACCTCACCCCGCAGGAGGAGGCCGTGGCCGGACTGGTCGCGCAGGGCCGCAGCAACAAGGAGGTCGCCGCCGAGCTGTTCCTCTCGGTGAAGACCGTGCAGTTCCACCTCACGCGGGTCTACGCGAAGCTCGGCGTCCGCTCACGGGCAGAGCTCGCCGCGCGGCGGTCGCGGTGA
- a CDS encoding LysR substrate-binding domain-containing protein: MDLLRHLRYFVTVAEERHFGRAAERLHMAQPPLSQQIRRLEAEVGVELFVRTTRRVDLTAAGSAYLARARAILAEVDDAADEARRVAAGAVGHLAIGCVGSATYSLLPALSRRLAEELPGIDFAFRGEMLVADQVEALRTGAIDLALLRPPVDDAALAVTVLREERLVVAVPVGHRLAARKQVRVADLATADLIVHSAGRRSAMYDVVRGLFAEAGVTPRIRHEVGETSTLVTLVAGGLGVAVVPEPVGALTLDGVAYRPLVRPARSVELAVAHRAERTEPHLHRTLAVLQDLIRVSG, encoded by the coding sequence ATGGATCTGCTGCGCCACCTGCGGTACTTCGTCACCGTCGCCGAGGAGCGTCACTTCGGCCGCGCCGCCGAGCGGCTGCACATGGCCCAACCGCCGCTGTCCCAGCAGATCCGCCGCCTGGAGGCGGAGGTCGGCGTCGAGCTGTTCGTCCGCACCACCCGTCGCGTCGACCTGACCGCGGCCGGGTCCGCCTATCTGGCGCGGGCCCGAGCGATCCTGGCCGAGGTGGACGACGCGGCCGACGAGGCCCGCCGGGTCGCGGCCGGCGCGGTCGGCCACCTCGCCATCGGGTGCGTCGGATCCGCGACGTACAGCCTGCTGCCGGCCCTCTCCCGCCGGCTGGCCGAGGAGCTGCCCGGCATCGACTTCGCATTCCGCGGCGAGATGCTCGTCGCCGACCAGGTCGAGGCCCTGCGCACCGGCGCCATCGATCTCGCCCTGCTGCGCCCCCCGGTCGACGACGCCGCCCTCGCCGTCACAGTGCTGCGGGAGGAGCGACTCGTGGTCGCCGTACCCGTGGGACACCGGCTCGCCGCCCGCAAGCAGGTCCGGGTCGCCGACCTCGCCACCGCCGACCTGATCGTGCACTCGGCCGGCCGCCGGTCGGCGATGTACGACGTGGTGCGCGGCCTGTTCGCCGAGGCCGGCGTGACGCCGCGCATCCGCCACGAGGTGGGCGAGACGTCGACCCTGGTGACCCTCGTCGCCGGCGGACTCGGCGTGGCCGTCGTCCCCGAGCCGGTCGGCGCGCTGACTCTCGACGGCGTCGCCTACCGCCCGCTCGTGCGCCCGGCCCGGAGCGTCGAGCTCGCGGTGGCGCACCGGGCCGAGCGCACCGAGCCTCACCTGCACCGGACGCTGGCGGTGCTGCAGGACCTGATCAGGGTCAGCGGGTAG
- a CDS encoding MFS transporter yields MTTTSPTAPGDRRTVAWVVALCAAALVFDGYDLVVYGTVVPVLLGDPSQLGTITPAAAGRLGSYALVGVLVGALAAGAVADRIGRRRVVLVNIVWFSVGMGVTATTHSVATFGIGRFLTGIGVGALVATVGALVAEFAPAGQRNRYNALVYSGVPAGGVLAALVALVLDDVTGWRGLFWVGALPLVVLFPLALLKLPESPKWLAERGRPRAAAERVGFAALASRRYGPATLLLGTMSFAGLLLTYGLNTWLPEIMGQNGYGKDWALTFLLVLNGGAIVGGLLASTAADRLGARSVVATTFLMATAALLLLPLGLPAGAVVLAVAVAGIGTIGTQVLVYGLVSNYYPTSARGAGVAWCAGFGRLGGILGPVIGGALVGAGLGGGTAFRIFAAVAVAGAVVTLLVPRSRAEEESAPVPGGQGDLVVART; encoded by the coding sequence ATGACCACCACCTCACCCACCGCACCCGGCGATCGCCGTACCGTCGCCTGGGTGGTGGCGCTGTGCGCCGCCGCCCTCGTCTTCGACGGCTACGACCTCGTCGTCTACGGCACCGTCGTCCCCGTCCTCCTCGGCGACCCGAGCCAGCTCGGGACGATCACCCCGGCCGCGGCCGGCCGCCTCGGCAGCTACGCGCTGGTCGGCGTGCTCGTCGGCGCGCTGGCCGCCGGCGCCGTCGCCGACCGGATCGGTCGCCGGAGGGTGGTGCTGGTCAACATCGTCTGGTTCTCTGTCGGCATGGGGGTGACCGCGACGACCCACAGCGTGGCCACCTTCGGGATCGGCCGGTTCCTGACCGGCATCGGCGTCGGCGCGCTCGTCGCGACCGTCGGCGCGCTGGTCGCCGAGTTCGCGCCCGCCGGGCAGCGCAACCGCTACAACGCGCTCGTCTACAGCGGCGTGCCCGCCGGCGGTGTCCTCGCGGCGCTCGTCGCACTGGTCCTCGACGACGTCACCGGCTGGCGCGGCCTGTTCTGGGTGGGCGCGCTGCCGCTGGTCGTGCTGTTCCCGCTCGCCCTGCTCAAGCTGCCCGAGTCCCCGAAGTGGCTCGCCGAGCGTGGCCGCCCCCGGGCCGCCGCGGAGCGGGTCGGCTTCGCGGCGCTCGCCAGCCGCCGCTACGGACCGGCCACCCTGCTGCTCGGCACGATGAGCTTCGCCGGCCTGCTGCTGACCTACGGCCTCAACACCTGGCTGCCCGAGATCATGGGCCAGAACGGGTACGGCAAGGACTGGGCGCTCACCTTCCTGCTCGTCCTCAACGGCGGTGCCATCGTCGGCGGCCTGCTCGCCTCCACCGCCGCCGACCGGCTCGGCGCCCGCAGCGTCGTCGCGACGACCTTCCTGATGGCCACTGCCGCGCTGCTGCTCCTCCCGCTCGGCCTGCCGGCCGGCGCTGTCGTGCTCGCCGTCGCGGTCGCCGGCATCGGCACCATCGGCACCCAGGTGCTCGTCTACGGCCTGGTGTCGAACTACTACCCGACCTCGGCCCGCGGCGCCGGTGTGGCCTGGTGCGCCGGGTTCGGCCGGCTGGGCGGCATCCTCGGCCCGGTCATCGGCGGTGCCCTCGTCGGTGCCGGCCTGGGCGGCGGTACGGCGTTCCGCATCTTCGCCGCGGTCGCCGTCGCCGGCGCCGTGGTGACCCTGCTCGTCCCGCGCTCGCGCGCCGAGGAGGAGTCCGCCCCGGTCCCCGGCGGGCAGGGTGACCTGGTCGTGGCGCGCACGTGA
- a CDS encoding MarR family transcriptional regulator yields the protein MPSASDSRPQPENPLALDQQVCFALAIASRNVIALYRPLLEPLGLTHPQYLVMLALWESEPLRVTELSKLLDLDPGTLSPLLKRLEAAGYLRRERDPRDERALAVVLTERGRSLRDDAEAIPPAIVERLGMPVEELVELHARLTAVIAATR from the coding sequence ATGCCCAGTGCCTCTGATTCCCGCCCGCAGCCGGAGAATCCGCTGGCGCTCGACCAGCAGGTCTGCTTCGCCCTGGCGATCGCCTCGCGCAACGTCATCGCGCTCTACCGGCCGCTGCTCGAGCCGCTGGGCCTGACCCACCCGCAGTACCTCGTGATGCTGGCGCTGTGGGAGAGCGAGCCGCTGCGCGTCACCGAGCTGTCGAAGCTGCTCGACCTCGACCCGGGCACGCTCTCGCCGCTGCTCAAGCGGCTGGAGGCGGCCGGCTACCTGCGGCGCGAGCGCGACCCGCGCGACGAGCGTGCGCTGGCCGTGGTGCTGACCGAGCGCGGCCGGTCGCTGCGCGACGACGCGGAGGCGATCCCGCCGGCGATCGTGGAGCGACTCGGGATGCCGGTCGAGGAGCTGGTCGAGCTGCACGCCCGGCTCACGGCGGTGATCGCCGCTACCCGCTGA
- the benC gene encoding benzoate 1,2-dioxygenase electron transfer component BenC: protein MSVDTEPITEVATHQVALSFEDGVTRFITCRADQTVADASYRQRINIPLDCRDGACGTCKAFCETGEYDAGTYIEDALPADEADRGYVLPCSMRPRSDLVLQVASTSEVAKTRAATYDARVTELTRLSATTVELAVEIPNRGELAFLPGQYVNIAVPGTDVTRSYSFSSAPHEERLSFLVKLTPGGAMSTWLAERAAVGDELSFTGPHGSFFLRDTERPVLLLAGGTGLAPVLSMLRTMRADASTRPAHLVYGVSTDEDLVALDQIADVAAGLPGLTWDHCVSDPASTAANKGYVMSLIRPEHLYDGDVAIYLCGPPPMVEAVRTHVADAGIEPTGFYYEKFALAVPEAAAPTVAAPAAVVDTGADPEDELIIAGDARGIAGRTVFAARAADPGNDEAGDDTAGEYEIGEEHPDVQSSDAIFEAREALELGALELTIGRLGSQQLAGYRLLAEATLPYVDGDHFVDAAAYTETNAAFHDYLFVQTRNEHLLQAYQALGVKGRMGEVLRNATWCHPRCAVDHVEIVEAFEAGDREVARQLIVAHAERSKQTMRRAMSDATAATRPRFVTPGRFAGKVVVVTGAAQGIGAQVARRIAAEGGALVLADRSELVAELADELTGQGANAVPVTCDLETWTGASALADAARERFGRIDVLVNNVGGAINFKPFTEFSAEEIAAELDRSLMTTLLACRAALPGMVERGSGVIVNVSSAATRGIHRIPYSAAKGGINAITASLALEYADRGIRVVATAPGGTEAPPRRISRGTPEPRTETERAWFQAHIDQTLDSSLMGRYGTLDEQAAAITFLASDEATYITGTVLPVAGGDLG from the coding sequence ATGTCCGTCGACACCGAGCCGATCACGGAGGTCGCGACCCACCAGGTCGCGCTGTCCTTCGAGGACGGCGTCACCCGGTTCATCACCTGCCGCGCCGACCAGACGGTGGCTGACGCGTCGTACCGCCAGCGGATCAACATCCCGCTCGACTGCCGCGACGGCGCGTGCGGGACCTGCAAGGCGTTCTGCGAGACGGGGGAGTACGACGCCGGCACCTACATCGAGGACGCGCTGCCTGCCGACGAGGCGGACCGCGGTTACGTGCTGCCGTGCAGCATGCGGCCGCGCTCCGACCTGGTCCTGCAGGTCGCCAGCACGTCCGAGGTGGCGAAGACCCGCGCGGCGACGTACGACGCCCGGGTCACCGAGCTGACCCGGCTCTCGGCCACCACCGTCGAGCTGGCCGTCGAGATCCCGAACCGAGGTGAGCTCGCCTTCCTGCCGGGCCAGTACGTCAACATCGCCGTCCCCGGCACCGACGTCACCCGGTCCTATTCCTTCAGCAGCGCGCCCCACGAGGAGCGGCTGTCGTTCCTGGTCAAGCTCACGCCCGGCGGAGCGATGTCGACCTGGCTGGCCGAGCGCGCGGCCGTCGGCGACGAGCTGAGCTTCACCGGGCCGCACGGCTCGTTCTTCCTGCGGGACACCGAGCGGCCGGTGCTGCTGCTGGCCGGCGGCACCGGCCTGGCGCCGGTGCTGTCGATGCTGCGCACGATGCGCGCCGACGCCTCGACCCGCCCGGCCCACCTGGTCTACGGCGTCAGCACCGACGAGGACCTGGTCGCGCTCGACCAGATCGCCGACGTCGCGGCCGGACTGCCCGGCCTCACCTGGGACCACTGCGTGTCCGACCCGGCGAGCACCGCGGCCAACAAGGGCTACGTGATGAGCCTGATCCGCCCCGAGCACCTCTACGACGGCGACGTGGCGATCTACCTGTGCGGCCCGCCGCCCATGGTGGAGGCCGTGCGCACCCACGTCGCGGACGCCGGCATCGAGCCCACCGGGTTCTACTACGAGAAGTTCGCGCTGGCAGTGCCCGAGGCGGCCGCGCCGACGGTGGCGGCGCCGGCAGCGGTGGTCGACACCGGCGCCGACCCCGAGGACGAGCTGATCATCGCCGGGGACGCACGGGGGATCGCCGGCCGCACCGTGTTCGCAGCGCGTGCCGCCGATCCTGGGAACGACGAGGCGGGCGACGACACGGCGGGTGAGTACGAGATCGGCGAGGAGCACCCCGACGTCCAGTCCTCCGACGCGATCTTCGAGGCCCGCGAGGCGCTCGAGCTCGGTGCCCTCGAGTTGACCATCGGCCGGCTCGGGTCGCAGCAGCTCGCCGGCTACCGGCTGCTGGCCGAGGCCACCCTGCCGTACGTCGACGGCGACCACTTCGTCGACGCCGCGGCGTACACCGAGACCAATGCCGCCTTCCACGACTACCTGTTCGTGCAGACCCGCAACGAGCACCTGCTGCAGGCCTACCAGGCCCTGGGCGTGAAGGGCCGGATGGGCGAGGTGCTGCGCAACGCGACCTGGTGCCACCCGCGCTGCGCGGTCGACCACGTCGAGATCGTCGAGGCGTTCGAGGCCGGCGACCGCGAGGTCGCCCGGCAGCTGATCGTCGCCCACGCCGAGCGGTCGAAGCAGACCATGCGCCGGGCGATGTCCGACGCCACCGCCGCCACCCGGCCGCGCTTCGTCACGCCGGGGCGGTTCGCCGGCAAGGTCGTCGTGGTGACCGGCGCGGCCCAGGGCATCGGCGCCCAGGTCGCGCGCCGGATCGCCGCCGAGGGCGGCGCGCTGGTGCTGGCCGACCGCTCCGAGCTGGTCGCGGAGCTGGCCGACGAGCTGACCGGGCAGGGCGCGAACGCCGTACCCGTGACCTGCGACCTCGAGACCTGGACCGGTGCCTCGGCCCTGGCCGACGCGGCCCGCGAGCGGTTCGGCCGGATCGACGTCCTGGTCAACAACGTCGGTGGCGCGATCAACTTCAAGCCGTTCACCGAGTTCAGCGCCGAGGAGATCGCCGCCGAGCTGGACCGCTCGCTCATGACCACGCTGCTGGCCTGTCGCGCGGCCCTGCCCGGCATGGTCGAGCGCGGCAGCGGCGTGATCGTCAACGTCTCGTCGGCGGCCACGCGCGGCATCCACCGGATCCCCTACTCGGCGGCCAAGGGCGGCATCAACGCGATCACCGCCTCCCTGGCCCTGGAGTACGCCGACCGCGGGATCCGTGTCGTCGCGACCGCGCCCGGTGGCACCGAGGCCCCGCCCCGCCGGATCTCGCGCGGCACCCCCGAACCGCGCACCGAGACCGAGCGGGCGTGGTTCCAGGCGCACATCGACCAGACCCTCGACTCCTCGCTGATGGGTCGCTACGGCACCCTCGACGAGCAGGCGGCGGCGATCACCTTCCTCGCCTCCGACGAGGCCACCTACATCACCGGGACGGTCCTGCCCGTCGCCGGTGGCGACCTCGGCTGA